ACGGAAGCCGACCAGCGCTTGAAGCGGCTGTTCGACGCGATAGAATCCGGCATCGCCGACCTCGACGATGCCGATCTCAAGGATCGCATCGCCACCTTGAAGGCGACCCGCGATCAGGCCCGCGTCGATGCCGAGCGGGCCATCGCCTCGCTGGACAGCTCAGGGCGCAAGTCGATCACCCCGGACATGCTCGCCAGCTTCGCCAGCACCGCCCGTCAGAGAATCAGGATCGAGGGTGGCGGCTACCGCCGCGATCACCTGCGTGCGCTCGCCCAGCACGTGGAAGTGGACGAAGGCGAGGTTCGCATCATCGGCTCGAAATCGCGGCTGTTCGAGGTTCTCGCCGGAAAACCGGGTCCGGGAACAAAGCTGGGGCCAGTGCCCAGCTTTGTTCCGAAGTGGTGCACCCGACAGGATTCGAACCTGTGGCCCCAAGATTAGGAATCTTGTGCTCTATCCTGCTGAGCTACGGGTGCACCGAGCGAAAGACTGAAATCTCCGCGCCCCGGCGATACCCGCGCGCCCACGGCTCGTCAACAGGTCGAGGTCAGCGCTTCCCCGCAGGTCAATTCTGCACTTCGGGAGGAATGATGGGAAAAGGCAGCGGTGCGACTTCCACCCCTTCGGAGATCAGGGCGCGTGCTTCCTCCGGCGCGACTTCGCCGTGGATGCTTGTGCGGTCCTGTTCGCCGTAATGCATCGCCCGCGCCTGCTCCGCGAAAGTGCGGCCGACCCAGGTCGACCCTTCCAACGCCTTGGCCTGCGCGTCGGCCATCGCCTGCATCAATGCACGCATCCGGCCTTCATCCGCATGGCCCATCGGGGCCGACGCCTCTTCGGCGGTTGAGACGAGCATATCGGTCCGGCTGTTGCCCTTGGCCGTGACGGCCGGGGCCATCAAGGCCTTGGCGATCCGGACATCTCCGCACATCGGGCAGGAAAGCAGGCCTCGCGCCTTCTGATCGTCGAAATCGGCGCTGGAACCGAACCAGGCTTCGAACACATGGCCCTGCCCTTCGCACTGGAGGTCGAACACGATCACCCGATTACTACGTCCCTGGCTATCTCACGGCGGTTGGCAATGGCGGGCACGCGCCCGCGCACTTCCTCTATGCGAGCTATGTCGATGTCCGCAAGAGCCAGTCCTATCTCCTCGCCCATGTCGAGCAGGACGTCGCCCCATGGGTCCACGACCAGACTATGCCCGTAGGTGTCCCGTCCATCGGCATGACGCCCGGTCTGCGCGGGTGCGATGACAAAGCATCCCGCCTCGATCGCACGGGCGCGCAGCAAGATGTGCCAATGCGCCTGCCCGGTCGGCACGGTGAAGGCGGCGGGCATCAGCAAGACCGTCGCGCCCGCATTGGTGAGCGCGCGATAAAGATCGGGAAAGCGCATGTCGTAACAAACGGAAAGCCCCATGCGCGCCCATGGCGTGTCCACGGCGACCGCCTGCTCGCCCGGTCCATAGACCGCGGATTCGCGCCAGCTTTCCCCTGTCGCCAGATCGACATCGAACAGATGGATCTTGTCGTAACGCGCACGGATTTCACCGCGGTCGTCGATCACGAAACTGCGATTGGCCCAGCGCCCGTCCGCCCGTTCGTCCTTGAAGGCGAGCGAACCGACATGCACCCACAGGCCTTGCTTCGCTGCTGTTTCACGAATGGCGGCGAGCACCGGATCGTCCGCTTCCGTCCGCAATGTCTCGGCAGCCCGCTTGCGGTCGCGGTCCAGATAGCCGGCCATTTCCGGCGTGAAGAGCATGTCCGCGCCTTCGCTCCTGGCGTGCCTGGCCATCTCCGTAATCGCCGCGGCATTGGCGGAGGGGTCGACGCCGCTGGTCATCTGGAAGATCGCGGCGCGCATAACGGTCACAGGCCCAGCAGGGGGTCGAGTTTGCCCTGCCGGTTGAGCGCGGCCATGTCGTCGCTGCCGCCGATATGCCGGCCATCGATGAAAATTTGCGGCACCGTCGTTCCGCCGTGGGATCGTTCCAGCATTTCCTGCCGCTTCGGCCCGCCCATGGTGATGTCATATTCCTCGAACGGCACGCCCTTGCCTTCCAGCAGGGCCTTGGCCCGCGCGCAATAGCCGCAGAAAGCCTTGGTATAGATTTCGACCTTCGCCATTGTTTCCCGATACTCCTTCATCGCACGAGATGGAGAAGGTAGGACGCCTTTGTCAATCGAGCGGTTCCCTGTCCGGCAGCACCCGCGCCCAGCAGAGCAGATGCACCTGCGCCGCGCCGCCGCGCCTCAGCACCAGCGCGCAGGCGGCCGCCGTCGCTCCGCTGGTATGCACATCGTCGATCAGCAGGATGGTTTTCCCTGAAAGATCATGGTCCGCCGCCAGAGCGAAAGCGCCGCGCACTGCCTTTGCGCGACGGCGGGGA
This genomic window from Sphingobium cloacae contains:
- a CDS encoding DUF1178 family protein gives rise to the protein MIVFDLQCEGQGHVFEAWFGSSADFDDQKARGLLSCPMCGDVRIAKALMAPAVTAKGNSRTDMLVSTAEEASAPMGHADEGRMRALMQAMADAQAKALEGSTWVGRTFAEQARAMHYGEQDRTSIHGEVAPEEARALISEGVEVAPLPFPIIPPEVQN
- a CDS encoding carbon-nitrogen hydrolase family protein, with amino-acid sequence MRAAIFQMTSGVDPSANAAAITEMARHARSEGADMLFTPEMAGYLDRDRKRAAETLRTEADDPVLAAIRETAAKQGLWVHVGSLAFKDERADGRWANRSFVIDDRGEIRARYDKIHLFDVDLATGESWRESAVYGPGEQAVAVDTPWARMGLSVCYDMRFPDLYRALTNAGATVLLMPAAFTVPTGQAHWHILLRARAIEAGCFVIAPAQTGRHADGRDTYGHSLVVDPWGDVLLDMGEEIGLALADIDIARIEEVRGRVPAIANRREIARDVVIG
- the grxC gene encoding glutaredoxin 3, whose translation is MAKVEIYTKAFCGYCARAKALLEGKGVPFEEYDITMGGPKRQEMLERSHGGTTVPQIFIDGRHIGGSDDMAALNRQGKLDPLLGL